One genomic segment of Falco peregrinus isolate bFalPer1 chromosome 7, bFalPer1.pri, whole genome shotgun sequence includes these proteins:
- the MRAP2 gene encoding melanocortin-2 receptor accessory protein 2: MSALRLISNRTSQQALSNSDYTWEYEYYEYGPVSFEGLKAHKYSIVIGFWVGLAVFVIFMFFVLTLLTKTGAPHQDNAEPSEKRFCMNSFVADFGRPLESERVFSRQITEESQSLFHFCINEVEHLGKAKQSQKGPGLESNTHFQEVPRSSGMFEEDLHCLTKFNIPNFVNTEQNSSLGEDDLLISEPPIILESKSVIQSSHQILD; the protein is encoded by the exons ATGTCTGCCCTGAGGCTGATTTCTAACAGAACCTCCCAGCAAGCCTTGTCTAACTCTGATTACACCTGGGAGTATGAGTACTATGAGTATGGACCGGTGTCGTTTGAAGGCCTGAAGGCTCATAAAT ATTCCATTGTGATTGGATTTTGGGTTGGTCTTGCAGTTTTTGTCATCTTCATGTTTTTTGTCCTGACCCTGCTGACAAAGACGGGGGCACCACATCAAGA CAATGCAGAACCTtctgaaaaaagattttgtatGAACAGCTTTGTGGCAGATTTTGGAAGACCTCTGGAGTCGGAGAGGGTCTTTTCTCGTCAAATAACTGAAGAATCCCAgtcacttttccatttctgtattAATGAAGTGGAACATTtgggtaaagcaaaacaaagtcaGAAGGGTCCAGGTCTGGAGAGTAATACCCACTTCCAGGAAGTTCCCAGGAGCAGTGGAATGTTTGAGGAGGACCTGCATTGTCTTACAAAATTTAACATACCTAACTTTGTGAACACTGAGCAGAATTCTTCACTAGGTGAGGATGATCTCCTCATCTCAGAGCCACCAATCATTTTAGAAAGCAAATCGGTCATTCAATCTTCCCATCAGATCCTTGACTGA